One window of Hydractinia symbiolongicarpus strain clone_291-10 chromosome 3, HSymV2.1, whole genome shotgun sequence genomic DNA carries:
- the LOC130636713 gene encoding uncharacterized protein LOC130636713, with product MLIKVLCCLVLASTTYGMINVHPRLVGRVIHVESTRTRAEYVTVSGTHDGDTWRYYMILPSIAQNEISYREHSSFLVRTCATDYVCLESVKTEYRNRFWAAEYPSGEPRKTIVLAEENYPDGNTHIHFKIQCTDNGLTDCNILPRRFSDYYVAHLWQEGRHTPGRYYASLTNKDVPYRSWIIHAPNPTEQEEEFFRMDNQVVNATHQYEETVSVGISDTKTTTQSVSYSVSMEVESAFKKFSASAGSSISQSWQTEKSTTYSQTITKSILINIPSNTMVVAYQLVGKYNDQFSIGAQAYRITSVDKDGNKMEKFVQNVDEIDVGSLMQSGISNSSTGTPTKERKEKASEPKESSDQRIYHHHDHYHYGEKKEL from the exons ATGCTGATCAAAGTTTTGTGCTGCCTTGTGCTTGCCTCAACTACATATGGGATGATTAATGTACATCCACGGTTAGTTGGTAGAGTAATCCATGTCGAATCAACTCGGACTCGAGCAGAATACGTTACAGTCAGTGGTACACATGACGGTGATACATGGCGATACTATATGATTCTACCGTCTATTGCACAAAACGAGATTTCTTACAGAGAACATTCCAGTTTTCTT GTTCGTACCTGTGCTACCGATTATGTTTGCTTAGAAAGTGTGAAGACTGAGTATCGGAATAGGTTTTGGGCAGCAGAATATCCAAGTGGTGAACCCAGAAAAACTATCGTTTTAGCAGAGGAAAACTATCCCGATGGAAAC ACTCATATCCATTTTAAAATACAATGTACAGATAATGGGCTCACAGATTGCAATATTTTGCCCAGACGATTTTCTGATTATTATGTGGCGCACTTATGGCAAGAAGGACGGCATACGCCAGGACGATACTATGCATCATTGACAAACAAAGATGTTCCATATAGGTCATGGATCATCCATGCTCCCAATCCTACTGAACAAGAAGA agAATTTTTTCGAATGGACAACCAGGTGGTAAACGCGACACATCAGTACGAGGAAACTGTGAGTGTCGGAATCTCTGACACAAAAACAACGACTCAATCGGTCTCCTACTCAGTGTCAATGGAAGTGGAAAGTGCGTTTAAGAAATTCTCGGCAAGTGCTGGATCTAGCATCAGTCAATCATGGCAG aCTGAAAAATCTACGACTTACTCTCAGACGATaactaaatcaattttaataaatattccAAGCAACACTATGGTCGTCGCATATCAGCTCGTGGGGAAGTACAACGACCAGTTTAGTATCGGTGCACAGGCATACAGAATTACATCTGTTGACAAAGATGGTAATAAAATGGAGAAGTTTGTGCAAAATGTGGATGAGATTGATGTGGGAAGTCTTATGCAGTCTGGTATATCCAACTCTTCGACTGGTACACCAACAAAAGAACGAAAAGAAAAAGCGTCTGAACCAAAAGAAAGTTCTGATCAGCGTATCTATCACCACCATGACCACTATCATTATGGTGAGAAAAAAGAACTCTAA
- the LOC130636712 gene encoding uncharacterized protein LOC130636712, translated as MLIKVLCCFVLASTAYGWINVHEKLVGRVIHVESLRTRAEYITVSDTHDGTSYRYYMILPAILKDEICYKEHSSFLVRTCATDYVCIESVKTEYRNRFWAAEYPSGEPRETIVLTAENYPDTNIDLHFKVECQDVTLTVCRIVPRRFPDLFVVHQWQEGLHTPGRYYATLGENNPYYTWTIHAPNPTEQEKEIFRIDNLLANVEEVIADYVIVGISDTKTTTQSVSYTVSMEVESAFKKFSASAGSSISKTWQIEESSTYSQAKPKSIKIIIPAKTFAVIYHRMGNYNDQFEVGSQTYRVTAVDENGNKSDVIVTNMDEIDVGSLMKSNAPTPSGKTKKRNEREREPKENSDQRIYHHHDHYHYGEKKEL; from the exons ATGCTGATCAAGGTTTTGTGCTGCTTTGTGCTTGCGTCCACTGCGTATGGGTGGATCAATGTACACGAAAAGTTAGTTGGTAGAGTAATCCATGTCGAATCACTTCGGACTCGGGCAGAATACATTACAGTCAGCGATACACATGACGGTACATCATATCGATACTATATGATTCTACCGGCTATTTTAAAAGACGAGATTTGTTACAAAGAACATTCCAGTTTTCTT GTTCGTACCTGTGCTACCGATTATGTTTGCATAGAAAGTGTGAAGACTGAGTATCGGAATAGGTTTTGGGCAGCAGAATATCCAAGTGGTGAACCCAGAGAAACTATCGTCTTAACAGCGGAAAACTATCCCGACACAAAC ATTGATTTACATTTTAAAGTAGAATGTCAAGATGTTACGTTAACAGTATGCAGAATTGTACCAAGACGATTTCCCGATTTGTTCGTGGTGCACCAATGGCAAGAAGGGTTGCATACTCCAGGACGATACTATGCAACATTGGGAGAAAACAATCCATATTATACATGGACCATCCATGCTCCCAATCCTACCGAACAAGAAAA aGAAATCTTTCGAATCGATAACCTGTTAGCGAACGTGGAAGAAGTGATTGCCGACTATGTGATTGTCGGAATCTCTGACACAAAAACAACGACTCAATCCGTTTCTTACACAGTGTCAATGGAAGTGGAAAGTGCGTTTAAGAAATTTTCGGCAAGTGCTGGATCTAGCATCAGCAAAACATGGCAG ATAGAAGAATCTTCGACTTACTCTCAAGCGAAACCTAAGagtattaaaataattattccaGCCAAAACTTTTGCTGTCATTTATCATCGCATGGGGAACTACAACGACCAGTTTGAAGTCGGTTCACAGACATACAGGGTTACAGCTGTCGACGAAAATGGTAATAAATCAGATGTGATTGTGACAAACATGGATGAAATTGATGTGGGAAGTCTTATGAAGTCGAATGCACCCACTCCTTcgggtaaaacaaaaaaaagaaacgaaAGAGAACGTGAACCAAAAGAAAATTCGGATCAGCGTATCTATCACCACCATGATCACTATCattatggtgaaaaaaaagaacTCTAA
- the LOC130636711 gene encoding uncharacterized protein LOC130636711, producing MLIKVLCCFVLASTAYGWINVHEKLVGRVIHVESLRTRADYVTVSGTHDGDTWRYYMILPSIGESDICYREHSSFLVRACATDYVCLESVKTEYRNRFWAAEYPSGEPRKTIVLEEENYPDGNTHMHFKIECIDNTLTECRIAPRRFSGYFVVHQWQEGRHTPGRYYATLSDESQYKTWIIHAPNPTEQEEEFFRINNELVDGENQYYQEVNVGITDTETTTQSISYSVSMEIESAFKIFSASASSTISQTWQHQQSTTYSQTIIRAVTITVPPYTNVVGYQLVGKYNKQFDVNSEAYRITSIDKHGSKTEYFVQNVDEIDVGSLMQSGTPTPLDKTKKRNERQRESKENSDQRIYHHHDHYHHGDKKEL from the exons ATGCTGATCAAGGTTTTGTGCTGCTTTGTGCTTGCGTCCACTGCGTATGGGTGGATCAATGTGCACGAAAAGTTAGTTGGTAGAGTAATCCATGTCGAATCACTTCGGACTCGAGCAGATTACGTTACAGTCAGCGGTACACATGACGGTGATACATGGCGATACTATATGATTCTACCGTCTATTGGTGAAAGCGACATTTGTTATAGAGAACATTCCAGTTTTCTT gTTCGTGCTTGTGCTACCGATTATGTTTGCTTAGAAAGTGTGAAGACTGAGTATCGGAATAGGTTTTGGGCAGCAGAATATCCAAGTGGTGAACCCAGAAAAACTATCGTTTTAGAAGAGGAAAACTATCCCGATGGAAAC ACTCATATGCATTTTAAAATAGAATGCATAGATAATACATTAACGGAGTGCAGAATTGCGCCCAGACGATTTTCTGGTTATTTTGTGGTGCATCAATGGCAAGAAGGACGACATACCCCAGGACGATACTATGCAACATTGTCAGACGAAAGTCAATATAAAACATGGATCATCCATGCTCCCAATCCTACAGAACAAGAAGA agAATTTTTTCGAATAAACAACGAGTTAGTAGACGGGGAAAATCAGTACTACCAAGAAGTGAATGTTGGAATCACCGACACAGAAACAACAACTCAATCGATCTCTTACTCAGTGTCAATGGAAATTGAAAGTGCCTTTAAGATATTTTCAGCAAGTGCTAGTTCTACCATCAGCCAAACATGGCAG cATCAACAATCTACGACTTACTCTCAGACGATAATTAGGGCAGTTACAATAACTGTGCCCCCATACACTAATGTTGTTGGTTACCAGCTTGTTGGGAAGTACAACAAGCAGTTTGATGTCAATTCAGAGGCATACAGGATTACATCTATCGACAAACATGGTAGTAAAACAgaatattttgtgcaaaatgtGGATGAAATTGATGTGGGAAGTCTTATGCAGTCTGGTACACCCACTCCTTtggataaaacaaaaaaaagaaacgaaAGACAACGTGAATCAAAAGAAAATTCTGATCAGCGTATCTATCACCACCATGATCACTATCATCATGGTGACAAAAAAGAACTTTAA